The nucleotide sequence GGACAGGACTGACTGGGTTATTTGAGAGGAATAGGAATTAATAGTGAAAATGTAAATTAACAGCAGAGATCCTTAGGATAGGACTGAGGAAGACAGAGGGGCTGGGCAAAAGGACAGCATGGAGAGCTGAAGAGGTTTTGCAAAGCtacagaagggaagaaagcacTTGGCCTGTGTCAAGTGAGAGATGAGCAGCACTCGAGGAGCAGTGTAATGTGAGCAGATGGATAAAAATGACGAAAATTCATCAGTAATGAATAAGTATTGCTGTGGATCCAGACCAGCTTGCGACGTTACCAAAGTACCACTCCTCCAGAGGCCACAGGAGAGCTGTCAGTCTAATTTCAGGTCCACGATTACACGCGTGGCCGGTGGGCAGCAGAGACCAGCACATCCCCACGCCGCTGCCCCGGGAACACCCACCTGGCTTGGTCCTGTCCTTCTCCACGATCACGCACACTCTCTCAAACTCGCTCTGCAGGCGCTGGATCCGCTGGGTGACCTTGCTCCTGTTGGAGGAGCTCAGCAGCTCCGACTGGAATTTCCTTTCCACTGCCAGGCGGTTGCTGACAACGTAATCGCTGCTGCCCAGCGAGCAGACCTGCACCTTCACCCCGTGCTCGGCCTTCAGCGAGGAGATGACGTCGGCGCCGGAGGAGATCTCGCGGCTGTCCACCAGAACACACAGCACCGCGTCCTTGGCCGGCAGAGCTGGAGCCGGGGGGGGCTTTGTGGACCCCGCAGCGTTCCCAGCAGCGTTCCTCACAGAGCTCCCCGGCTGCAAATGCTGAACGCCAACAGCGTGTCTGAGACGCTACAGAAACGCAAGCACAAAGAAGCGATGCCAGTTAAGAATGCGGTTTCCAACACTGATGCTCAACGGATGCGCTGTATTCCGCCCAGTTCGGAAAAACGCAAttaataaaagctttttaaaaggcCGCGTTGATATTGCGGCACGTGAGCGATTGCAGATGAATACTTCAATCCTCTACAAAAAAATCGGAAGGAGTTGAGCATCCAACCACTGAGCGGCCTGCATGGCAAAGCATGCAGTGCTCACTGCCACTGAAGTTCAACCAGTGTAAGAGAGGTGCGGCAGAAGAGCGTAAGGGCAGGGAATACGGCCTCAGACTGTCTTCATTTAGGACAGCAAGCAAGCGTTATATAAAGCTGCAAAACCAAATCATTAGTTGtccccctctgctgctggaaacagaTCCATATTCCCTCGTAACTGCAACTAATCCCAAGCTTTCTTAGTGTTCTATTGACTGCTCAGACCCCCTCCAAGCAGAAAAGCTTCCGGTATGGCGGAGCAGTGCGGGCAGAAcaccccttctcctccccaggaGCACGCTCAGCCCcgtgccctgcagctcccagggcaggCTCCCCCCGGAGCACACCACGAGGCGGGGAGGGGCCCCTGCCAAAACCTGCACCCACCTCAGCAGGAGCCTGGAGATCCTCCTTCCCCAAACTGGAGCGAGGCCCTGGCTGGAAGTCCAGCATTTCGGATACAGACGCCTTCAGGCCCAGCAGCATACCGCTCTTACTCTCCACGGGCCGATGAGCACTGATGGCCCCAGCTGTTTTTTTATGCGGCACAGAAGGCAGGGACGTGAGCAGCTCAGCGTTTTCCTGTTGCGCCCTGGAGCAGTCTGTCGTGGGTTTCTCCTTGCTGACACCTGTTTCTTCCCCGCTGGAATCGCTGAGGACGATAATTCGGGACGGCTTCTTCTTCTTCGGGACCGAGCAGTTCTGTTCcaccttggctctgtgcagtttTTCTCTCCGCCGAGTGAGGTACCGCCGCCTTCCACCAGCGAAACTCTCGTTATTTAAGAGGTCAAAGTTAACGCACACTTCCTCCTCACTCGATTGGCTTTTTTCGCAAGTCTCCTCGTCCCCCCCCACCACACAGAAGCTGTCTTCTGCGTAAGCCTCGTCTTGCTCGGGGATCTGgcgggggggggaagaaaaacaaacctggTGAGAGCGAAGCAGTGCAATGACTTTGCTCTTCCTCTGGGTACGCCTTTGCTTATCAACGCGGCCCACAGACGCAGAGCTCCTGCGCTTCTCACACATCCACATCACATTTCACTGGCtgaggttggatgttaggaaatatttcttctcctaaagagcagtgctgcactggagCAGCTGCCCcgggagtggtggggtcaccgtccctgggggtgctccagaacatggagatgtggcactgagggatgcaggcagtgggcacggtggggtggggttggacCTACCTGGTGAGCTtggagggcttttccagccttaacgattctatgatttatcaCCAGAAAGCTTTAAGGGAACATGAATTGCAAGCAAGGCTCACTAGCAAATCACACCAGGACCATGGcgctgcacagggctgcaggcGAATGCCACACAAGCACACTGAGGACAAGCTGGGTTTGCACAAAACCCAGGCAGACTGCACACACAGCACTACCTCCAGTACAACATCAGCTCTGCACAGACGCGCAGCTCTTGCTGACAGAAGCACTTCATGGGGCCTTTAtgatttacaaaatgaaatgcaagttCAAGTTTTGCACCTTCAGTAGCATCCTGCCTCGGTGTGAACAACAAAGCTGGCCCTGTAAGCCCATGCTGGTCGGAAATTGAATTGCATGCGTTCTTATCTGCTTGCAGACAATCAGCACAAGCTGAGTTTTTGTTCATtaccagcaacaacaacaaagtagtTTATTCTCTGCATCAAATACAGACCTCAATTTTATTTTGCCGAAGACAACAGACAGGCAGGAatgtgggaaaaagaaagaaacctcgGGGCGGGGGGTGGCAAGGGACCATCCCAAGCATCCATTTTTCCAGTTCTATGATATATTTGGTCTCTATGAAATAGGGGGGAAAATTGAAGactaaataactaaaaaaatcCTGTACAAATGATTCGTCGTGCGATGTGTGAAGGGTGCAGAGTAGAACAGAATCCAGAAGGCTGGACATAGGACACATCCCCCCATCCCCTGGGGATCAGCTCCGGAGCCACTCGTGCTCAGGACACAATGCAGCCTCCAGGGGCCACATGAAGGCTcaggctgctgccagggctgagcagcagcagtcagcatGGCAGTGAGAGAGGAAGCATGCTGCTTTATTCCCTCATCTTTATCATCTGGATCTAGGGAGCTAATCTTGTGTTTTACTAGAGACATTGGCATCTACTGGCATTGCCGCTTGCCTGGCAACAATAGTGCAGGGCATACAGTTGGGTTAACAGGAGCAGCCAAAATGCTACACttctgctgtggggctgcttcCTCCTGGGAATTCAGCACAGGAAACACCACGTGCTGAGTGAGAGGGCTTCCCAGGAGGTGCCAGAGTtgggcagagggagcagagagggaatGGAAGCTGGTGAGCCTGGAGGCACCTCATGGTCCCTACGTGGCTCAGCAGGAATGACCACAGCTCCTGcactgggctgggctgggctgagcagtgggctACTTTTGCTCCACACTGCTGCCAGCCTCACTGCGGCCGAGGGAACGTGTGTGCTTCTATCACAGAACTTCTGCATGCTTTCAACTTGACAATCAAAATGATGTCAAAAGTCTTTTGTTAGAACTTACTACTCAGCACCAGTAGGCTCCAAGCGGCTCTTGAAGGTAGGACAGGAGCTTAAATACTGTCACACGTAACTCAACCTCACACGGACTGCAGCTGCTTGGTTCCATACCTGTGAGAAAATCTCAGTGCTGTTGAATTCCCGATGCACCATTTTGTATCTGCTCCCCAGAGCTGGACTGCGCACAGACTTCAGGTAAACGCCTCTCATCTCAGAGTCTGAAGTAAGAAAAGAGAATACAGTGCTACTGAGGATacgtttttttctttcattcttacGAAATCTTGTTTTCCACGAGCCGTTCCTTGCAGCCTCCTATGTCTGAAGTTCTCCAGACTCCTCCTGCAGACCCCTGCTCcgcagcactgtgcccagccTGCACAAGGAGAGCTGCCCCCTGGCCCAGTGGGATGTCCCTGCCTAGAGCAGGGGTTGGAACGAGATGGGCTTAAAGGTCCCCcccaactcaaaccattctatgctTCTAGGATTTCAGAGTCTGTATGAGACTAGTATAGAGATTTCAGTAGAGGAGGAAAATCCTCGGCAACATCTGGAAATCTCTTAAATGGCAACAGGATGATTCCAGCGTGTAAATATCCCAGGGGCAGACAAGGTTTAGAACCACAGGGGGGAAGTGAATCTTGgccaaaaaccaaaaccatttCAGCTCTGACAGTGCCAACATCATAGTTCATCTTTAACGCTGGTACTGTTATTTCACATCATGTTACAGACCTCTCTGTACAAGAAGACCTGAAACTTCAGAACTTACTAAGTGAAATGGgaaattctgtttccatttgttCCTAATGTTGTACCAGGGGCTGGCTGACTCACAGTCAGAGAACTCCTGCCTCAAAACACCCGTTCTCCACAAAGCAATTGCACGGCAGAGATTCCTGTGAAGACTTACTCCATAAGAAACCCACGGGAACAGAAATAGAAGAGGTACAGAGATGGAGAGCACCTCATCGAGCACAGCTGAGGACGTTACTGCTTACAGCTGACACGCAGCAACTGGCTGAGGGCTGCACCTCTCACACGCCACGATCTGAAACACCTCCTTCCTTCAGTCACACACCACTTCCCACACTCACCATTTAACACTTGTGTGACCTCTGCGTCGTCATTCAGGAATTGACCAAGCGAGGAGCTCAGCTCCTGGTCTGTGTCTTCGCTCTCAtcagaagaaacacagctctCGTCCTGCTGGGACAACTCGGCTTCTTCGTCTAAAAACTGTCTTGCCGcattctgaaaaggaaaagaaaccccAAAGAAACTTTTAGCCAGGCTAATTCACTACTGCTACAATTAGCTAGCGTTACAGGAGGCCTCCCACTAAATCCTTTCGTGGACTCAGAACATCAGCCAAAAGGAGAATCCGTCCCaagggaaggggatggggagaGCACAGCGCACAGAGAGCGCCCAAGGGCGAAGCTGGGCTGCGAAGGGCTGGCCAACCACACCTGCACTGTGCCCTGCTGCTTGCACCAGGTTAATGCTGCAAGAAGAACTTACTCACATCGGAGCTAAGCTGCCCAAAACCTCATGTTATTTTGTAACTTGTAAATCGGAACCGCTTTTTTGTAAAGAGCTCCTAAGTAATAGGAGGAAAGCCAGATGCGGGAGTGCTGCATTACTCCGACCCTCGGACTGTCAGAAACTTGAGGCGCAGCCCTCGCTCTGCTGGTCAGATTGAAGATCATCCACGTTGTAAATTCATTGGACAGCAAAACTCATCCTTGAGGAAACGTCCTCTGCTCGTGGATGAGGTGGCACTTCAGCCACCAACCGCAGCACAGCAGGCAAGAGACAAAGCTCGGAGAAAGGAAGGAGTTCTGGGTGATGTTCTGTCAGAGTGCTGTAACTTTTTCTCTTATAATATCAGCTACAATGGATCAAATACAACCTTGAAAGAGAACCATTCCGTGTCTCGCTTTCTCCCGCAGAATGATTTCTTTGCCTGCAGAGCATTCCCAATCAAAGCACAGTGCTGTCCGTTTTTGTGCAGCGCTCAGAACTGCTCCAAGCAGCGACACCTCTGATTCTCAGCATCTCCTGAGTCTTTTCTTCTAACACCCCTGCTTACAGCAATTGGTAAGCCTGAATGACAGCCACTGTCAGCAGCCCCTTTTCTAGGAGACTTTTGATGATTAGGAAATGCACCGGAGGTCACCGCTTCCAGGGCAGAACTCGCAGTGCTAATGCCAGGCAGCCTCCATCCTTCTTACTTGCAAAAGACCACGAGAGGACGAACTGCAGCACGAAAAGCACCGTGCAACAGAAACTAACAGAGAGGGCAAGCAATGCggcaccaggggaggttcagaccAGCTTTACAAAGCACTGCTTCATGGCGAGGTGTGCAGACACTGGGCCAGGCTTTCTGGGAGGCTGGTGCTGCCCCGTGCCGGGCAGTGCTGGACAGGCTCTAGGACAGCACCCTCGTTGCAAACACATTCACTTATATACGTACATACATGCAAGACAGGGCAAAGCAGCTACATGCATTGCAACCTGAGCTGACAAACACAGAGCAacacagctgctccagcccaTTCAGAGGCATGGAGTGCCATACCTTGCCTGTAACATTGCTCCTGACCTTCTGACGTTTCGCACTTCTCAGCTTGGtgcctgctgctgagcagccctTCGTGCTCCTGCTGGGGTCCCTGTGAAAATCCACGCCGTCGTCACTGGACGCGTCGGACTGGAGGAGAGTCACACCAACACTTCAGAAAGTAAGACTAAAGCGAGCCGCCTTTCAGTCACACAGTCACTCTTCAACATCTGCTCCTTCCTAATTAACACCAGATTTTTGCAATTGATCACGCACGTCAAAATGATGCTAATCATCCTATGAAACGCATGTCAGAGTAGAACAGAAGAACACATCGTTTGGGATGAAAAACCAGATTCATTGTGGCgtgaacatttctttttgattcAAAGCTTTGTGGAAGAAAGGCTATTTGCTGCCTCTCACAAAGTCCAGCTCTTGCACCTGCACCAATAATCCTCCCCCAAACAACGACAAACTCATCATGTGTAGGAGACTCTGGGGGAGAAcggaagggaggaaaagaaggcattccAGTGCGCCTTCGGGCAGAGGGCACAGCATATTGGCAATATGAACACTTCCCTACTGGCTGCAGATAGAGTACATGCTAAGGGGACACTCCATGAATGGGCTGACATTATTTCCCTTAGTACAAAGCACCTGCTAACCGTGTTCAGCGGGTGTCGGCGTTTCCTGATGGCACGAACCGGAGATCCACCATCACTGTCATTCACAACCTACACAGACAGAGATAAGAATAATTGCAGAGAGAAGCTTTGTTCTGAGGTTTGACGTGCTCGCCATTTTGCTTCTCTTGTCTTTTCCCCTTCTAAGACTCACATCAGGAGACTTCAAAACATTGTTTCTCCTGTTCTTCCTCTGGAAAACAATCTCTTCTTCACTTTCACTGCTGGTTCCTACAGGAAAAACAGTAAGCAAGAATCGTAAGGAAATGTATTGTTCAGGGTGCAATATTGCTACAGCTGAACAACCAAAATCCATCTCTTTTATACAAGTACCTCCAAAGGAGATTGCTTATTGATCTGTGCAGCGAATACTGCTCtcttttaatcaaaataaatactCTCCAGTTGAGACGTACAATAAATCCTGCTTTCCTGGAGATTGTCCGAGAGGAAATGATTTCCCCAGGGAGTACAGacacagagaaagggaagagaaaaatggaacagGAGCCGTGACATCTCGAGAAGCAGCCCCTAGAAGGTGAGTTCAAGTGTCACACTTCTGGAAACGTTCTGCCATACACACGCCTTTGGATGCACTGAAAACTTGGTCCTGGTGGATGAacaactgaacatgagccagcagcgtgctcttgcagctcagaaagcaaacgGTGTCCTGGGCTCCATCggaagaggggtggccagcagggaggggattgtccctctctactctgccctcgtgaggcctcATCTGCAGTACGGCGCCCAGGTCTGAGAaccccaatacaagaaagacagggagctgttggagagcgtccagaggaggccacgaagatgagcagagggctggagcacctcccctacaaagacaggctgagggagatgggcttgttcagtctggagaagagaaggctgcagggtgacctcattgcagccttccaggacctgaaaggagcctacaaacaggaggggagtcagcTCTTTGAAAaggtagataatggcaggacagggggaaatggttttaaattgagggagggaagatttaggttggatatcagggggaagttctttaccaagagagtggtgaggtgctggcacaggctgcccagagaggctgtggatgccccgtccctggaggtgttcaaggccaggttggatggggccctgtgcagcctggtctggtattagatgtggaggttggagcttgatgatccttggggtcccttccaacccaagccattctaggattccaTGAAAGAAAACCAGAACTCACCAGACACACCTAACTCACATCTCAGACAACTGcagccttttctgtttctccccCAAAGGACCGCTGTTGCTGGAATATATGAATATGAAAAAGGGAGAGAATAGGATCTCCAAGCAGCATATGAGTGGAGGGGAATGATGGCCATTTGTGAGGTGCATTTACTGAACAGAAATGATCAAAACcacttaaaaagtaaataaatatgctGTTCCTAAAagagagaagcacagaaaagcagacagatggaggaaataaaaacagaacagatcCCATAAGAAGCTGATGTTTCAAATACAAACCAGGCTCGTGCAAAAGGCATCAtcagaaaattttaaacaagTCAGTTGTCATGCAACTATAAGAAAGAAACTCATCAGTAGAGTTTCTGTTCCTTGGGAATGATGATAGAAAAATGTAAGAACAGGGACACAGGGAGTGAAGCACAACGGATCTGGTGATTACGAATAAGCCTCTGAGAGGATtaagaaatggctttaaaggCAGATGTAGCTCACATGGTTATGTCTGCCATGGCTGCACTGTTAGCGTTTGTGGAGAGGTATCAGCAGTTTAATTCTGACTGCTTTCTCCAATATGTATGCACGCACTTCAGCCTCAAATGGGTAAGCTAGAACGCAGGGCGCGTTACAGGAGGCTGAAGTTCTGGAAAGCCTCCTGATGGGGCCAGATTCGAGTAATACAACCATTGCTCCCTTCTTGTTCCATCCTAACCACCTAAGTCACAACAGCTAGCTGAAGATCATCGaatcataaaggctggaaaagagctccaaGATCCCCAAGGCCAACCCCAGCCCaatcccaccatgcccagtgaccatgtcccttagtgccacatctccgtgaTCTCTGGAATCTGAAAGATCCTGCGTTCAGCAGTATTTGCTTAAACATGAAGGTATTAACTGACTGTACACTGAATTCCCTACCTTcagcaggaagcacaggtgaaatACGAAGGTTGGTGCCTTGCAGgttttcagttcttcctccagCGGAATCAAGCGCATCCAAGGCTGAACTCCCAAAGTTCTTTCTCTGTGAGCTTGCATTGACTTCACCTGTAGGATGGACCTCTGGAATTCCCTCCCTGACACTGAATAAAACACTCTTACGAATCCTTTTGGTAGCTTCAGCACGGCTGACCTTTCTGCCCGTTGGGGTAGAAAGTGAAGGAGGCAAGCTGCATCCCATCCTGCCCCCTGGTGTCcccccaggtgctgctgtgtccctctcatttctgctctgcagtggcaGCGGTGTGGACATGTTTCTTCCCTCTAGACTTCTGCAATCCCATTTTGGCGACATCTGAAACCTGCAGCCATCGTTCAGAGATTTTTTACTGCTGGTGAGCTGAACACCTGCACGGCTCCCTGAGGCACTGTTTAATTTGGGGGTATTAACAGGCTCCATATCTTCTTCAAAGACTTCCTTCTCACACTCTTCAATGGAAAACCCCAGatcaaaattaacagaaaacagttCCTGGGAGGCATCACAGAGGTCACTAGTATCCAGGGCCTGCTCCATCGCAGCGCTACCGCCCCAGGATCCCATGGGTGCCATCTCCCCATGCATTGCCCCTTCCTTGCAGGCTCTGTCCCCATGTGGGCAGCCCGGCCCTGCAGCAGGCCGAGTAGCTTGCCCACTTGAACCCAACCTGAGCGAAGGCTCGTTATTTGCAGGCGTCATTTCATTATTAGCTCCGTAGATGTGTTCCTCTTCAAATAAATGTATACTCCTCTCTTCATCAATagtcacatttttcttgttcGTTTCTAAATGCTCGTCATCTCCTTGAACAAAATGTTGATTTGAAGGGTTATTTGTGCGATCTGCCGTCGGAGATTTCTTCTCAACTTCCGTGAATCCCTCCTTGCCCAACAGACTGTGGGAGCTGCCGCCCCATGGAGGCCCCTCCTCGGCTCCACCAGCAGCCGTGGGCGAAGATGATGCAGGTTTTGGAAGGCAGGTATTTACAGGAGCACACCGGTCACCGGGGACTTCCAGCTCCGGAtttccagcaggcagcagtgagtGACCAACttctgaggaagaaggaaagcttCTGTCCGGCAGCTGCCCTGAACGACCGCTGCAACTCACCTTGCCAAGAGGGCACAGCGTTTCCTCACGTCCcaacattttttccaaatcttGAAGTTTATTGACAGGGGGAGGAGAACGTGCTAACAGCCTCTTCACGCAGGAAAGCGCTCCTTCTAGCCTAGGAAGCTCTTCGGATGAGCTCTCAAGCACAAACGAATCCATGTGTGATTCAGGGAGATAAAACAAGTCAGGGGACACGGGGGATTTCTCGGCCGTGAAGCTGCTGTAACCCAAATCGGCGTGGTTCAGCCCCACTGAACTGCAGTGTTCATCCAACGACCTCAGATCCTTTATCGCTGCACTTTCATGAGTTACAGTACTGTCACTGTCGTCACATAAGTCATTAAATCCATTTAAGTCAAATGTCACcctctccatctcctctttTTGGCTGCCCTGGTCAGTACTCTCGAGCGGAGCGAGCCTTCTTGCAGAGCAAGGACCTGAAGCATCGGTATCTGCAGGCAACTCAGGCTCTTCCAAATCCAGTCCAGTTCTTTTGTGAGTCTTTGCGTCCgttgttttaaatatagaaaagaatTCTCTCTCATTATCACTCACATCAGGTAATAATGGTTTTTTTGTGCGCGCCACGCCTCTTTTGGATGAGTGTGCCCTCTGAGCAATCGAGGAGCTGGGCATGGAAAGACGGCTTTTATTCCTTGGGACATGAACATCCTCAATGCGTAGGTGAGGCTGGAGCTCCAGTTCATAGCTGCAATCTCCCTGGTGGAAAACACGGTGTAATATTTACTATAAATGCCGAAAGGCCAGCAAGGATTTGTCATGAGAATATTTAAAGCAAGTGGCAAAGATTTTTCTACTCCCAAGGGTTAtcagaaaggtgaaaaaaagggaagtgctttgcatttaaggtcacagctttaaaaaaaaaaatgtttcctggCAGCCTAGCTGCAAACCCGTGCGGCAGTAGTCAAATCTGAATGTCTTAGAAAGATAGAAAATACCGTGCATAAATAACGATGGCACtaaacagagctgcagtgcacaATACTCACTGCTGTGCATCTGTGCAGCTCTCAGAACATAACAACAAACAGCTTCACTTCACTAACCAAATGTGCAAGGTGTTGGCTCCTCAGCCTAACGCTAAGAGCAAATTTAGAAAGGTGGAGGGAGCAGAAGAAGGCCTCATTCAAGGAACACACGAGTCTGTAgctctctgttctctttgtaCTGCTGTCCATAATTTGGCTATTGCCATCGATGCCACATTAAGGATGTCTCGCTTACATACTCTGGACTTTGCTTTTTCCATGGATGCTTATTAATCTCCTGTTCATAAACGCGCT is from Numida meleagris isolate 19003 breed g44 Domestic line chromosome 6, NumMel1.0, whole genome shotgun sequence and encodes:
- the FANCM gene encoding Fanconi anemia group M protein isoform X2, whose product is MSGGRQRTLPEAWRRAAGPALRAGRDADGDDDDDDELLAAAAAELDPNPGPEPGSGGFCAAAGALWIYPTNRPERAYQLRMARAALLANTLLCLPTGLGKTFVAAVVMYNFYRWFPSGKVVFLAPTKALVAQQMEACAQVMGIPGRDMAEMTGGTQALSRKELWATRRVFFLTPQIMVNDLSRGTCPAVEIKCLVVDEAHKALGNHAYCQVVKELSRYTNQFRVLALSATPGSDTKAVQQVVSNLLIAQIELCAEDSPEIQPYSHERQVEKIVVPLGEQLGSIQRAYIQVLEMFAGRLIKMGVLARRDIPSLTKYQIILARDQYRKNPSPQNMGMQQGIIEGDFALCISLYHGYELLQQMGVRSLFIYLCGIMDGSKGLTRTKNELGRSEDFMKLYQQLTDMFSDTYQNSANGNVYKSRTAIENKKEFIYSHPKLKKLEEIVVEHFKSRKTGCSDQTTSGSTSASAVDTRVMIFSSFRDSVQEIAEMLSRFSPVVRVMTFVGHSTGKSTKGFTQKEQLEVVKRFREGGYNTLVSTCVGEEGLDIGEVDLIICFDAQKSPIRLVQRMGRTGRQRQGRVVIILAEGREERTYNQSQSNKRSIQKAISGNKMLHFYQHSPRMIPEGINPELHRMFITAEKYEPNNSRKLSRGRPSSLHHKSALFSCVTGPKETRCHENWFLSPEEYEIWDRLYRLKESDGVKEPVLPQTRFETLENLDETSKSEEEAAHKLSLSEWSIWQNRPFPTSMVDHSDRCYHFIGVMEMIEVMRQEQGDCSYELELQPHLRIEDVHVPRNKSRLSMPSSSIAQRAHSSKRGVARTKKPLLPDVSDNEREFFSIFKTTDAKTHKRTGLDLEEPELPADTDASGPCSARRLAPLESTDQGSQKEEMERVTFDLNGFNDLCDDSDSTVTHESAAIKDLRSLDEHCSSVGLNHADLGYSSFTAEKSPVSPDLFYLPESHMDSFVLESSSEELPRLEGALSCVKRLLARSPPPVNKLQDLEKMLGREETLCPLGKVSCSGRSGQLPDRSFPSSSEVGHSLLPAGNPELEVPGDRCAPVNTCLPKPASSSPTAAGGAEEGPPWGGSSHSLLGKEGFTEVEKKSPTADRTNNPSNQHFVQGDDEHLETNKKNVTIDEERSIHLFEEEHIYGANNEMTPANNEPSLRLGSSGQATRPAAGPGCPHGDRACKEGAMHGEMAPMGSWGGSAAMEQALDTSDLCDASQELFSVNFDLGFSIEECEKEVFEEDMEPVNTPKLNSASGSRAGVQLTSSKKSLNDGCRFQMSPKWDCRSLEGRNMSTPLPLQSRNERDTAAPGGTPGGRMGCSLPPSLSTPTGRKVSRAEATKRIRKSVLFSVREGIPEVHPTGEVNASSQRKNFGSSALDALDSAGGRTENLQGTNLRISPVLPAEGTSSESEEEIVFQRKNRRNNVLKSPDVVNDSDGGSPVRAIRKRRHPLNTSDASSDDGVDFHRDPSRSTKGCSAAGTKLRSAKRQKNAARQFLDEEAELSQQDESCVSSDESEDTDQELSSSLGQFLNDDAEVTQVLNDSEMRGVYLKSVRSPALGSRYKMVHREFNSTEIFSQIPEQDEAYAEDSFCVVGGDEETCEKSQSSEEEVCVNFDLLNNESFAGGRRRYLTRRREKLHRAKVEQNCSVPKKKKPSRIIVLSDSSGEETGVSKEKPTTDCSRAQQENAELLTSLPSVPHKKTAGAISAHRPVESKSGMLLGLKASVSEMLDFQPGPRSSLGKEDLQAPAERLRHAVGVQHLQPGSSVRNAAGNAAGSTKPPPAPALPAKDAVLCVLVDSREISSGADVISSLKAEHGVKVQVCSLGSSDYVVSNRLAVERKFQSELLSSSNRSKVTQRIQRLQSEFERVCVIVEKDRTKPGETSRFFPRTQHYDSMLAALLQAGIRVLFSSCQEETAVLLKELALVEQRKNAAIRVPTEVEGRKQEVLNFYLSIPNISYLAALNMCHHFGSVREMVNSSPSDIAAGAQLSPQRAEETYRYLRYGFDAQMLPESLCGKGKNNAATKS
- the FANCM gene encoding Fanconi anemia group M protein isoform X1; amino-acid sequence: MSGGRQRTLPEAWRRAAGPALRAGRDADGDDDDDDELLAAAAAELDPNPGPEPGSGGFCAAAGALWIYPTNRPERAYQLRMARAALLANTLLCLPTGLGKTFVAAVVMYNFYRWFPSGKVVFLAPTKALVAQQMEACAQVMGIPGRDMAEMTGGTQALSRKELWATRRVFFLTPQIMVNDLSRGTCPAVEIKCLVVDEAHKALGNHAYCQVVKELSRYTNQFRVLALSATPGSDTKAVQQVVSNLLIAQIELCAEDSPEIQPYSHERQVEKIVVPLGEQLGSIQRAYIQVLEMFAGRLIKMGVLARRDIPSLTKYQIILARDQYRKNPSPQNMGMQQGIIEGDFALCISLYHGYELLQQMGVRSLFIYLCGIMDGSKGLTRTKNELGRSEDFMKLYQQLTDMFSDTYQNSANGNVYKSRTAIENKKEFIYSHPKLKKLEEIVVEHFKSRKTGCSDQTTSGSTSASAVDTRVMIFSSFRDSVQEIAEMLSRFSPVVRVMTFVGHSTGKSTKGFTQKEQLEVVKRFREGGYNTLVSTCVGEEGLDIGEVDLIICFDAQKSPIRLVQRMGRTGRQRQGRVVIILAEGREERTYNQSQSNKRSIQKAISGNKMLHFYQHSPRMIPEGINPELHRMFITAEKYEPNNSRKLSRGRPSSLHHKSALFSCVTGPKETRCHENWFLSPEEYEIWDRLYRLKESDGVKEPVLPQTRFETLENLDETSKSEEEAAHKLSLSEWSIWQNRPFPTSMVDHSDRCYHFIGVMEMIEVMRQEQGDCSYELELQPHLRIEDVHVPRNKSRLSMPSSSIAQRAHSSKRGVARTKKPLLPDVSDNEREFFSIFKTTDAKTHKRTGLDLEEPELPADTDASGPCSARRLAPLESTDQGSQKEEMERVTFDLNGFNDLCDDSDSTVTHESAAIKDLRSLDEHCSSVGLNHADLGYSSFTAEKSPVSPDLFYLPESHMDSFVLESSSEELPRLEGALSCVKRLLARSPPPVNKLQDLEKMLGREETLCPLGKVSCSGRSGQLPDRSFPSSSEVGHSLLPAGNPELEVPGDRCAPVNTCLPKPASSSPTAAGGAEEGPPWGGSSHSLLGKEGFTEVEKKSPTADRTNNPSNQHFVQGDDEHLETNKKNVTIDEERSIHLFEEEHIYGANNEMTPANNEPSLRLGSSGQATRPAAGPGCPHGDRACKEGAMHGEMAPMGSWGGSAAMEQALDTSDLCDASQELFSVNFDLGFSIEECEKEVFEEDMEPVNTPKLNSASGSRAGVQLTSSKKSLNDGCRFQMSPKWDCRSLEGRNMSTPLPLQSRNERDTAAPGGTPGGRMGCSLPPSLSTPTGRKVSRAEATKRIRKSVLFSVREGIPEVHPTGEVNASSQRKNFGSSALDALDSAGGRTENLQGTNLRISPVLPAEGTSSESEEEIVFQRKNRRNNVLKSPDVVNDSDGGSPVRAIRKRRHPLNTSDASSDDGVDFHRDPSRSTKGCSAAGTKLRSAKRQKVRSNVTGKNAARQFLDEEAELSQQDESCVSSDESEDTDQELSSSLGQFLNDDAEVTQVLNDSEMRGVYLKSVRSPALGSRYKMVHREFNSTEIFSQIPEQDEAYAEDSFCVVGGDEETCEKSQSSEEEVCVNFDLLNNESFAGGRRRYLTRRREKLHRAKVEQNCSVPKKKKPSRIIVLSDSSGEETGVSKEKPTTDCSRAQQENAELLTSLPSVPHKKTAGAISAHRPVESKSGMLLGLKASVSEMLDFQPGPRSSLGKEDLQAPAERLRHAVGVQHLQPGSSVRNAAGNAAGSTKPPPAPALPAKDAVLCVLVDSREISSGADVISSLKAEHGVKVQVCSLGSSDYVVSNRLAVERKFQSELLSSSNRSKVTQRIQRLQSEFERVCVIVEKDRTKPGETSRFFPRTQHYDSMLAALLQAGIRVLFSSCQEETAVLLKELALVEQRKNAAIRVPTEVEGRKQEVLNFYLSIPNISYLAALNMCHHFGSVREMVNSSPSDIAAGAQLSPQRAEETYRYLRYGFDAQMLPESLCGKGKNNAATKS